One window of the Chryseotalea sp. WA131a genome contains the following:
- a CDS encoding TIGR02757 family protein: MTAKKRLYILSLKDFLDEKVDQFNRPGFIELDPISIPYQYQKKQDIEIAALMAAVLAWGQRATIINKANEFLHWMDGAPYDFLLHHRPSDLKSFAAFKHRTFNGTDALYFIESLKSIYQRHSSLEDAFLIQPSDETTETALLHFHQLFFSLEFAPARTRKHLSTPARKSACKRLNMFLRWMVRHDGKGVDFGIWKKIQPHQLVCPLDVHVERVAKKLKLLCKQPPNWQTAVELTNLLKCLDPADPVKYDFALFGLGVEEKF; encoded by the coding sequence ATGACTGCCAAAAAGCGTTTGTACATTCTTAGCTTAAAAGATTTTTTGGATGAAAAAGTAGATCAATTCAATCGGCCAGGTTTTATTGAATTAGATCCTATTTCAATTCCCTATCAATACCAAAAAAAACAAGACATTGAAATTGCAGCACTGATGGCCGCAGTGCTGGCGTGGGGGCAGCGCGCAACAATAATCAACAAAGCCAATGAGTTTTTACATTGGATGGATGGTGCGCCCTATGATTTTTTGCTGCATCATCGCCCAAGCGATCTGAAGTCGTTTGCTGCCTTTAAGCACCGCACCTTTAATGGTACGGATGCGTTGTATTTTATCGAATCCCTCAAAAGTATTTATCAAAGGCATTCTTCGCTTGAAGATGCTTTTTTGATTCAGCCATCAGACGAAACAACAGAAACGGCCCTGCTTCATTTTCACCAGCTTTTTTTCAGCTTGGAATTTGCTCCTGCGCGCACACGCAAGCATCTCTCCACACCCGCGCGCAAATCGGCATGCAAACGACTAAACATGTTTTTGCGATGGATGGTGCGGCACGATGGCAAGGGTGTTGACTTTGGCATCTGGAAAAAAATTCAACCGCACCAGCTCGTTTGCCCGTTGGATGTGCACGTAGAGCGGGTGGCCAAGAAACTCAAACTTTTATGCAAGCAACCGCCCAATTGGCAAACTGCGGTAGAATTAACCAATTTGTTAAAATGTTTAGACCCCGCTGATCCTGTAAAATATGATTTTGCGTTGTTTGGGTTGGGGGTAGAAGAGAAGTTCTAA